The genomic region AGTCCCGAATGTGACTTCTTGCGTGTTCTAACCGCTGACCCCCTATTTTCTAGCTCAGAGGAACTTACTCATGACCGCACAACATTACGATGTCATTATCATTGGAACGGGAGCAGGCGGTGGCACGCTGGCGTATCGTCTCGCTTTTAGTGGTAAAAAGATTTTGATTTTGGAGCGAGGCACATTTTTACCCATAGAGAAAGAGAACTGGAGTGCTTTAGAAGTTTATCAACGAGAGCGGTATCACACCCAGGAACGCTGGTATGACACGAACGGCAAAACTTTTCGTCCCGCAACTGGCTACTGGGTAGGTGGCAATACTAAAGTTTATGGTGCGGCTTTACTGCGATTGCGAGAACGGGATTTTGAGCAGGTCGAACATAAAGAGGGCATTTCGCCAGAGTGGGCGCTGAAATACCGTGACTTTGAACCCTATTACGATCGCGCAGAAGAATTGTACGACGTGCATGGGCAGTCTCGTATCGACCCGACTGAGCCACCTCGAAGCTTGCCTTATCCCTACCCTGCGGTACGCCACGAACCTGGGATGCAAGAACTTGCCAATTTGCTAACCCAGGTAGGTTTACATCCATTTAACCTGCCTTTGGGACTGAAACTCAATGAAGTCGATCGCAGCTTGGAGAACTGTATTCGCTGTAATACATGTGATGGATTTCCCTGCTTAACTCGCGGCAAAGCAGATGCTGAAGTCAACTGCATTCAACCAATTCGCGATCGCACAAACGTTACCTTGCTCGTAGCAGCCAAAGTCACGCGCCTGCACACCAGTCCCTCTGGTCGAGAGATCGCTCGTGTTGAAGCGGAAATTGATGGACAGCATCAATTTTTCACAGGCGATATTGTCGTAGTTGCCTGTGGTGCAATTAATTCAGCAGCGTTGCTGTTGCGATCGCGAAACGATCGGCATCCTAGCGGGCTGGCAAACAGTTCCGGTCAGGTAGGGCGGAACCTGATGAAGCACAACTGCACGGCGATGGTGCAACTGAGTACCAAGCTCAATTCAGATGTTTATCAAAAGACCATTTGCATCAGCGATTTCTATTGGGGGGAGCTGAGCTTTCCTTATCCAATGGGCTTGGTGCAGAACACGGGCAACGTGCTAGCAGATATGTTACCTGCGGAGGCCCCTGCTTTACTAGCTCCTTTGTTAAAACTTCGACCGGGAGCAGAACTGAAAGCGATCGCCGACCGTAGTGTAGGCTGGTGGTTACAGACCGAAGATTTACCCGACCCTGACAACAGAGTGCGAGTAGAAGGCGATCGCCTTTACCTGGAGTACAAACCCAATAATACCGAAGCGGCTAGCCGACTGATTCAACGTTGGGCGACTGTTCTCAAGCAGGTCGATCGAGCAGAACATTTCATTCCCTTCAGTCTTTACCCCCGCAACACGATCCCGCTACAAGCAGTAGGGCATCAATGCGGAACTTGTCGCTTTGGCGAAGATCCCACAACGTCTGTATTGGATCTCAATTGTCGCACTCACGAAATTAATAATCTCTATGTCGTTGATGGTAGCTTTTTCCCTTCCAGTGCCGCAGTAAATCCAACATTAACGATCGTTGCTAATGCTCTACGAGTGGGCGATTATTTGATGAAACAATTGATGTAGTAGTCTGCCACCATAATTTTTTCATTTCTTGGCTGCAATTATAACGACGGATACTTAACCGGAGATCGTATTACTGGTATTTAGCAGCTATACAGGTAAACTAATTGTAAATACGCTACCTTCGCCTAATTTTGAGCGCAATGTCACGCTACCGCCCATTCCCTCTACTAAAGTTTTGACAATCGGCAATCCTAAACCAGAACCTCCAGTAGTGCGAGTACGGGCTTCATCGACGCGGTAAAAACGCTCGAAGATCCGGGATTGGTGTTGCAAGGGAATCCCATAGCCGCGATCGCAAACTTGAATAATTGCTGTTGCTGGTTGAGTGTCTAGTTTCACTTGAATAGACGTATCTGGCTCAGAATATTTAATTGCATTATCAATTAAATTGAGCAAAACTTGCTTGAGACGATCGTAGTCTGCTTTCACAACGATGGGATAAGTTTCTGTCTCAATAGCGATCGCGCGCTCGCTGTATTGACGTGCCATCCCCACCACTTCCGCTACTAAATCGTTGAGTATAAAAGAATCGATCCGAAACTGCAAATAACCGCTATCTGCCCTGGCTAAATCGAGTAAATCTTGTAAGAGGCGGATGGTACGTTCTGCTTCAGATGCAGCAGTTTCTATAGCTTCTTGTTGAGTTTCTGTTAAGTTATGCTGTCGTCGCAATATGCTTTGCAAGTATCCATGCACGATTGTCAGCGGCGTGCGCAACTCATGGGAAACATTGCTGACAAATTCCCGTTCTCGTTCCCAAGCTTGAGAGAGGCGAGATAATAACATATTAAATGTTTGCGCCAGTTCCTTCACTTCGCTAGGTGCGCGTTCGAGATTCAATCGCGATCGCCCTAAATCTTCAGCCGAAATTAACTGAGTCATTTGGCTTAATTGGCGCAGAGGTTGAAGCGATCGCTTCAGGTAGAAAGCGATCGCTACTGTCACTGCCAGCAGTACTCCTATACTGATAATGCCCAAATTCCCCACTACTGCCAAAAACATCTGTCGATCGCGCGAAATGTCTCTTGCCACGAACAGTTGACCGATTGCTCTCCCTCGGACTTGCAATGAGCTGCCACGTAACACAAAGTAGCGTCCGTTAACTTCGGAGACTTGGGCTTGAGATGGCATTTGTGTTAGGGACATTAAAGCAGCAGCCGTACTTCGATCGTTCTGCATCTTGAGACTGACAGACTTAGCTGTAATTTTCCCATCAGGATGCTTTACCCATAGAAGGGTATCAGCAGTCGTCAGGTTATTAATTGCTTTGCTTAATCCGGTTTCTACTGGCAACATTTCACTGTAGAGTTCTACATCGTGCGGTAGGCGTTCAGCTATGTATTCAATTCCCTGTTTGTGGCTGTTAATTAGGATGCGCTGCATTTGCCATCCCGTCCAGATAGCAATGCTACCCAAGCCTACCGAGGAAACAGTTGCAATGCCAATTGTTAAACGCGATCGCAATGAAAACGGATCGAGCCGCCATACTTCAGAAAATGTTCTCTGTCCCCCTCTCCCCATCCCCTTCGGGGACGGGGACTCCGAGTCCCCCCTGCTTCCCTGCATAATTCTATTCTGCTCCTCACAGGCGAGATGCCTGCGCTACCTTTAGTGCCTGCTCTACCTGGTTCTATGAAGTTTTGGCTGGACAGGTCTGATTCACGAAGTCGCATTGCTCAATGTAATGTTTCTGCCAGCCCAAAGGAATTTCTAGCAAGTTGCGCGTCCCAGTTAGTTCTTGTCCCACAAATAGTAAGAGGACGGTAGAAAAGCCAATATTCCCGCTCAGATAGAAGACAATAAGATTTTGCAGGTAATTGAGTAGGAAATGGGGCTGAGGATAAAGAGCGATCGCGTAAAACCCTAGGTCGAATTAGAGAACAAGAAATTGCGCTTTGCTAAGTACTGAATTATTTAAAGTGGTTCTTCAGCTAACTTAACCATCTTCATATATACCAAATTTTCCTCGCATTTCCATCATTTTTTTAATTTCAGTGTTACTAGTTTTGATGGTTTCCTGTGCCATACGTTTGATTTCAGGATTTGGAGATTGAAGTGCTGACTCTGCTGCTTCAACCATTTTCATCCGAAGCATAATCATCTCATCAACGAAACGCCTAGATCTTGTCTCATTCAGGGAACTAAATGGAGATTGTTGAGCTATTTGGCTATTCAGTTCGATGGTATTAGCATAGTTAGTCATGCGAGTATCTGCATTATTTGACTGTGTAGCACTTGCGGAGGTAGTTGCTATAGCTAAGCCAATAGTTGTAGAGGCAATACTTTTGACAAGAGTATTCATGCGAGTGAGTTTCCTTCTATCGAATTTGTGTCATAGTGATGTTTCAGAGTTAGATTAACTCGATCGCCCCGATCCAACTATGACCTTTAAAGAATTACTCTAAAAGGATTGCCTGAGAAATCGCTGAGTTCATACTAAAAAATCTCTGAGTCAATCGAGATTTTGGCTTAATAATATCGAACTAGAGCAATGCTTTGACATACCCAATCTGTGGAGCTGAATAGATAGAAACAAATACAGCATCTTCTGTACCCTCATTCGCTGCTCCGTGAATCTGCGATCGATCTGCAACAGCACATTGACCCATACTCAGTGTTTGGCGCTGACCGTTCCCTAAATAATAAGTCAGCGTTCCTTTTAGCATTACCCATGTATCCTGTCCGCTGGGGTGAAGATGAGCTTCAACCTTTTGTCCAGGTTGTACCGCCCAAACTGCAACACTAGAGTTATCCGTCACCACAACTTCAGTAACTTGAGCGCATTGGTCAGAAAAGCGTGCGTGGACTTGGAGGTCAAAGATTCTTTCGTACATCAGCTCAACCGTAACTCCCAACTTTATGTAGTAAACACTAGTAGGTGGTTGAAGTTTGGCTCGACAAACATGTCAACCTAGCAGTAAAGCATTCAGCGATCGCTGTATTTCCTACGGTTGACTATGCTACATTCTGTTGAATATTTTTAGTGTTTGCTCAACTACTAAATTTAAATGAGCGTGTCAGTCAACTGCTTCAGCTCTCTTGTCACCCCGTCAGCCATTGTGTCATATGTAACAAAGATAAACTCGCATACTCAAAGTTTTTCTTGTAAGATCATCTGTACTCCTCTCGCAGGAGCAAAAGTCACACCTCGGCGCACAGGATATTCGGGCGAGCGATCTGCGATCGCCAATGACAGGAGCGTTAAAAATATTTCCGTAACGTTTTGCAGCGTCCATGTAGGTGAGCGAGTTGCGGGCGTACTGAATTTTTTGCAGCCAACGAGGAGCTGACGAACCATTGGGAAGTCGAGATTTTAAAATCATCGGTTAACTTCGGGCGAAAAAAAGGTAAGAAGATTTTGCTGAAGATTCGGTCAAACTTATTTTGTCGTGTAGTGCGATCTCTAAAGTCGAGTTGATAGATTGTTGGCTTTCTCCTCCTGATAAATCTTTTGAACAGAGCTTCTGCCATAAAAAATGGTAAGGATGGCAGTGGCGTATGCAACTAAGCTATAAATCGCAGCAGGAACAGCCATATCGGGATTGTTTAACAGTCCGGCAGTAATCGCAATCGCGAGCGTCGCATTTTGAATTCCCACCTCAATTGCAATACAGATCCGTTGGGCAAAATTCAAATTAAACAACTTGCCAAACCAAAACCCAATTGCCATTGAGATTAGATTCAGTAGTGCTACTCCAATTCCGACTTGGGCGATAAAACTGGGGATGCGATTCCACTCGTGAATCATAATTGCCCCGATAATTAAAGCGAGGAAGGCAACAGCAAGCCGATTCGCGGTCTTTTCTAGTCGGCGGGCTAGATCGGGAAACTTTTGCCGAATCGACATTCCCAAAACAATTGGTAATATGGCGATCGCGAAGATTTGCAGCATCGTTTGCCCAATTGGTAAGGCGATCGCCGCATTTTGTCCGACAAAATATTGCAGTGATAGATTTGCGAAGATGGGAATTGTGAATACGGTAATGGCGCTACTCAAAGCCGTTAAAGTTACGGAAAGGGCGACATCTCCTTTCGCCAAATAAGTAATCATGTTGGAAGAAGGTCCGCCTGGACACAAAGCCAGTACCATTAATCCCACTGCCATTTCTGGCTGCATCGGTACGATCGAACCGACCAGAAAGCCGACGATGGGGAGAAAGAGCAATTGACTGACTAGACCAATAGCGACGGCTTTGGGATAGCGGGTGACTCGTTGAAAGTCTTCTGGCACGAGGGTTAACCCCATGCCTAGCATTACGGTTGCTAGACCTATCGGTAAGAGGACGGCAGTAAAAAAGTTGGCTTGCATAGATTAGGCTAGGTTGATTTCTTCAATCAGCGTTGTGCAGCAGCATCCATGTTGGACAAGCAATCTCTATGTGTATCGGATGTCTAGCAAGGTATCATGGATGTTAGTACTGTATAGGTTGGCTACAAAGGAGCGGCAAAAGCTTAAGTACTTGTATGCTAAGCTCTGTTTGATGCTGGTTGCATGAGCTTCTCCTGATTCTAACTATCCAAAGTGTATCCAGTTCCAATGCTTAACTTCTTTCAGATTTTTATCACAATTTGTCAGATTTTTATGGTGAAGAGCGCACCTATTTCGGTGTCATTCGGGTGAAGTACTAAAAGTGCGGTTCTGAGGTCAGCGGTTCAGGCTGGGGATCTTTTGCTCCCAGTTACATCGGCTCAGTTGCCGATCGAACGAATGAAATCATCCGCCAAGCGACTCGATCGCCCCCAGTGCCAACTGGATTTTCGCGAGATGCA from Chroococcidiopsis sp. SAG 2025 harbors:
- a CDS encoding GMC family oxidoreductase; protein product: MTAQHYDVIIIGTGAGGGTLAYRLAFSGKKILILERGTFLPIEKENWSALEVYQRERYHTQERWYDTNGKTFRPATGYWVGGNTKVYGAALLRLRERDFEQVEHKEGISPEWALKYRDFEPYYDRAEELYDVHGQSRIDPTEPPRSLPYPYPAVRHEPGMQELANLLTQVGLHPFNLPLGLKLNEVDRSLENCIRCNTCDGFPCLTRGKADAEVNCIQPIRDRTNVTLLVAAKVTRLHTSPSGREIARVEAEIDGQHQFFTGDIVVVACGAINSAALLLRSRNDRHPSGLANSSGQVGRNLMKHNCTAMVQLSTKLNSDVYQKTICISDFYWGELSFPYPMGLVQNTGNVLADMLPAEAPALLAPLLKLRPGAELKAIADRSVGWWLQTEDLPDPDNRVRVEGDRLYLEYKPNNTEAASRLIQRWATVLKQVDRAEHFIPFSLYPRNTIPLQAVGHQCGTCRFGEDPTTSVLDLNCRTHEINNLYVVDGSFFPSSAAVNPTLTIVANALRVGDYLMKQLM
- a CDS encoding sensor histidine kinase; the protein is MGRGGQRTFSEVWRLDPFSLRSRLTIGIATVSSVGLGSIAIWTGWQMQRILINSHKQGIEYIAERLPHDVELYSEMLPVETGLSKAINNLTTADTLLWVKHPDGKITAKSVSLKMQNDRSTAAALMSLTQMPSQAQVSEVNGRYFVLRGSSLQVRGRAIGQLFVARDISRDRQMFLAVVGNLGIISIGVLLAVTVAIAFYLKRSLQPLRQLSQMTQLISAEDLGRSRLNLERAPSEVKELAQTFNMLLSRLSQAWEREREFVSNVSHELRTPLTIVHGYLQSILRRQHNLTETQQEAIETAASEAERTIRLLQDLLDLARADSGYLQFRIDSFILNDLVAEVVGMARQYSERAIAIETETYPIVVKADYDRLKQVLLNLIDNAIKYSEPDTSIQVKLDTQPATAIIQVCDRGYGIPLQHQSRIFERFYRVDEARTRTTGGSGLGLPIVKTLVEGMGGSVTLRSKLGEGSVFTISLPV
- a CDS encoding cupin domain-containing protein; translated protein: MYERIFDLQVHARFSDQCAQVTEVVVTDNSSVAVWAVQPGQKVEAHLHPSGQDTWVMLKGTLTYYLGNGQRQTLSMGQCAVADRSQIHGAANEGTEDAVFVSIYSAPQIGYVKALL
- a CDS encoding bile acid:sodium symporter family protein, translated to MQANFFTAVLLPIGLATVMLGMGLTLVPEDFQRVTRYPKAVAIGLVSQLLFLPIVGFLVGSIVPMQPEMAVGLMVLALCPGGPSSNMITYLAKGDVALSVTLTALSSAITVFTIPIFANLSLQYFVGQNAAIALPIGQTMLQIFAIAILPIVLGMSIRQKFPDLARRLEKTANRLAVAFLALIIGAIMIHEWNRIPSFIAQVGIGVALLNLISMAIGFWFGKLFNLNFAQRICIAIEVGIQNATLAIAITAGLLNNPDMAVPAAIYSLVAYATAILTIFYGRSSVQKIYQEEKANNLSTRL